The genomic window AAAATGCTAAGTCCTTTTTCTTTTTACAAAAGGAAAGTTGATTTGGTGCTTTCGTCTCTCTTTACTTGCTCAGTGTTTCACATTGGCTCATTGGATTCGCTTCCTGTTTGAAGTTCCTTCGCCAAAAATAGGTACGAAAATTTCCTTAACTGTTTAATGTTGTAGTTCCTTGATTTTCGATGCCTAAGGTTCCTTCCTGGAAGTTGTTGAAGACCGTGGATAATTTCATCAGGGATTAAAATAATGGTGTTTGGGCCCCTCTCATTTTCTCTAATGTGGATATGCGTTCTACCTTGGGTTCCCTTGAGACATTTTCCATGTTCTCCTCTAAAAACACGTGTGGAATGCTGGAAgatggagagaaaaaggagaaactaaagatttcatcatcatCCTGTGTATAATATATTGCAACATCCATATCAATACATGAATTGATTGATGGTGCAGTGGAAATGGAAAATTGGAAGAACAAATAAATGTGGCATAGAACGCATGTTGTAACAGGAAACATTTTAATCCCTGGTTATCCATGGTAACATATGACTCTTGCTCCATATTTGTTAAAGGAACCAtgcactttttctttttcttatataaAGACGTTTATTTTCTGGATTTATATTGAAAATATAAAGAAATTTTGATCACTTATGTCATGCTTTAGCAGTGGTGAAGTACTGAAGTTTCAAGATGTTACTATAGTCTTCAAAAAATCCTCATTTATTTCTAGTATGCAACAATATAGACTTTGATACCAGTGCTGGACAAAATTTTCTCCAAAACTACGGaagtaaatttttgacaaaatatAAGCTCAGGCACTTGGAAGCATCCTTCTCATTAGCATTGAGAGGCTGAGCAACTTTTTCCCCTACTGTGCTGAGGATTTTCACTAAATTGACATGGATTATCACTTTTGGCAGGTTAGTTATTCATAGCAGTTTAAAATATTGAAACAGGGTTAAGGATTTTAAAGGACTATTTTTTAAGACTTGCAATTGCAAAAATGAACATAAAAATCTGTGAGCATTTGGACATGCATGGTTATGATTATTAGCAAAACAGAATACTGAAATTACTTGTGACAAAATGATTATATTTTTCTGATGATATACAATTACAAAAATAAATGCATCGATGTTTTTAAGCATGTGGACATGTAGGACTATGTAATAAGCAAAATAGAACGCTGCAAGTTCTTGTTACATTTAGTACACCGAGACATCTTGCTGAATGCATACTTAAAAAGCATGTGGGATAAATACTGTAGAGTGCATAAGCTTATAAATATGGTTCAGATTTTATCTTCTCAGCTACTGTAAGATACGTTTTTCCGTATTTCCTTGAACAGAAGAATTGCTAGGTTTGTCTAGGTGCTGTAACTTAAGATACATATGGATGCATGTAGGCGTGTTTATGCTTGCTTGCCAAGGCAAAGCTGGGTCGTCTCAATGTAAATTGTATCATTAATTTTTGGACAATATCATTCTTCCATTCTCCCTCTTTCCTTTAGAGGTTGACAAAGCTTTTGATTGCATTATAATTGTGAAGTCCCACCCACCCCAAAACAAAAGTTGCATACTGCATGTTTTCTTTATGAGGGGTGCTTTATAATGCATTTTATGTATGACTTTGGTCCTGTCTTTTATAACTTTGATTATGACATTGACTTGCACCTTGCTTGAACAGATGTTTCACAAAACATCAAGTTTTTTCTTGGAGTGCTTAATGCTTATAATACATGCTAGCCCCCATTGTAGGTGATTTTTGCAAGGGATAACTTGCCTTGGTTGATGCGAGAATGTCATAGGAAGGATGACCTAGCATTCCATGGCTAATTTTTATCATGCGGGAATTACTTTAAATGCAAAATTGACATTGTAGATGCAAGTGTTATTTCTAGGAATTTAAGATTTGAAGTTTTGAGTGGAGTTTAATGGACCTCGGTAAAGGATTGATTGTGCTGAAATTTTGTAGCAAAAGTAAGATCTTGCAACCAAAGGTTTAATTAAACTTTTGAGAATATCTAGTTCATCGTTGATTGCTTagcttttctcttgatcaatccaCAATCTCAGTATCAGGTACAGTACTGTTACATTACCAATACCAGCATGTTATTGGTTTGATATGATACAGTCGGTACGATATGGTACACATCCTAAACTGAGATAGCTCTTGATCCTTTTTCCTTACTTTATGGTAACCCACGAAATCATGCGGTGCATGTCGGTATGATATGGTACACACCCTGATATTGGACAATACCGGGCAATATGGGATGGTTTCTCTCCATTCAGACCGGTATAGACTAGTTTGACTCATACCGAACCAAACCTTAGTACCATACTTATCCTTTATTGGTATGGTACGATATGGTCGATACGAGTCAGCATGGCCAACCTTGCTCTTGACACTCAAGGAATTTTCCTTTAGAAGTATATGCCTTGGTATGCAAGGTTCATTTCCCCTCATTCCTTCTCTATGGTATCTTTGTCATGCTTGAAGTCATCTTGAGGCGTGCATTATTCCTTTTTTATGGTATCTTTGTCATGCTTGAAGTCATCTTGAGGCACGCATGCTCAATTATCAGTGCAGTTGGTTATCAGATGAAACACTTGTTTACTCCTATGAGATGACTTTGTCTCACTCCAACATGGTAGGGCCTACTCATGGATATGGGGTGGGGGAGACTTGGAGGACCATGTAGCTTGCCATTTCATTGAATCTTCACAATAAGGGGTAAAGTAGCACTCTAGCAAATAAGCCCAAGACACAAAAACTCATTCCATTTATATATTGAGAGAAAGAAAACGATAAAAGAACAGACATGTGCTTTTTCTACCATAATCGTAGCAATTACCATTGACTGTATCCTCATCCAAAATTTTAAGTGTTGGCTGAAACCAAACCATTTTATTCAAAACAGATTGGTTTTGGTTAATTTTGGCTGGAACTAACCGGTTCCGGTCTAGTTTAGTGGTTAATCTAGTTTCTGCTGAAACTGACTGAAAGCAATTTTAAATGGACTTTACTGTTTTTTACTTTAATATCTCCTATCATATTTAGTTCGTTTCTTTGTATAGGCTATATGGTATAAGTTTGggattgtttttctttcttttcttgagtTACATGTGGGAATAGATAATAAACATGATGATTGACAGGCCAAGAATTCCAAAATGACCGTTATTATAGTACTTTATGGAGACTAACTTCAACAACTACAAGATATTTCAAggggattattttttatttaaaatatggatgacattctgtaACCCCATGAATTTAATTAAATAGTcacttaattttaaaaatatgagaaagaaatgCCCAAAATTCAATTTGCTTGTtggttttatgaaaaaaaatgaaaagaatattGAACGAACTAGGTACCAAAAGCTTCATAGTTGCTAAATACAGTGAATTTTTAGTTAATGAAGTGCAACAAGTAAATAATATGGGTGTGCGTGTGTAATGAAAAATATTAGTGTGGTCGAATTTCACCTATATGCAATATTTGTTTCAGCGTAagtcaaaattacaaaaataaataagctGACATAAAATGCTCCAAAGTGTTATAAAGTAACTTCTCTTGGCctcttgtttttttttgttttgaatttgtaAGAAATTTGTGAACTTTTTTTAATTGAGACTCTAAAACTTGGAGCGAATCATCCAAAACCACCAAACTTGCAACAAAAATTCCATGGGGCCGGTCAAAATTGAAACTAAAACCAAAACCAAGTTTTCAAACCTTGTCAGCAAACTACCTCATTACAAATAAAATTTCAGACATTTTTTGTTGTTTATGTTTTCCATGTTCAACtattttttataactttaaaaattattgaatacAAAAGATTGCTGCTCTTTATGACTGGCATATCTGTGAATTTGACAATGTATGCAAAAAGTCAAGGTATTGACTCATATTTTCTGTTGATTCATTAAATTTCTTTGCAAGAAATCTAGTGAATTTATTATTGTCTGCTTAATCTTGAACTTTTGTTCCTTATATCCATGAACTTTTACTGGGCACTGTAAAACGATCTTATGTCAGAAAGTATAATTTCAATTAATAAGAAAAAACATATGCAGTTTTGAACCTTATATTTTTCATTTGTTGGTTGATCCCTGAATAAAGGTTcttcttccttttattttttaacttcaaATCATGCCAATTTAGCTTAACTTTTGTATAATAAGTGGAAATTGATCCACAAAGGAATGGAGTTACATTCAATCTATCATTGCAAGATGAGTttcttcaattaaacttgattggGATACACCCCAGGAATATGCATAAACATGTATGTGCATAGTCTGTACATTAGTTCTTTCCTCAACATGTATTGCCGCATGTTGTAGCATTATGATTTTCTACTGGTCATTGCTAGACATGCATTTGAACCCAAGACAGGCACACCCAGTATCATGGGCTATTTTGTAATGCTGTATGTAGTGGTTGATACTTTGGATGTTTCAGGACCTGATTTATCATCAGGTGATGAACAATGTGGATCTTTTCGGATTTCTTAAGAGGACTATAGATGTGTTGTATGTTCTTTGTTGCAGTTTTCAGCTTCAGCTTGCCATTTCGAGTGTGAATGGAAAATTCATTTATTGACATTGGTGTGATGTGCTGATAAGTTTTAATGGTGCTTATTTTAAAGATTCAGAATGCAAATTTTCCTGTTATCTTCAAAAACAGTTGAAAAATTCAGTTGCATACTTAATGAGGACCAATCTCGAGAGGATTCCATTATTCTATTTTTTGTTAATCATCTGTTTGTTTTtccatttttattattaaatgaaATGGCTTAGTGATATCTGTTTCAAAGAAGAAATGCTTGTTCCATATATTATACCTTAACTATATCTTCCTGTATGTGGTCATACAATGAAATGCTTCCTTAGTTGATAGAAGAAACTTCCTTTGCCTAAGAAATCTTTTGTAAACTATCTCGATGGTTTACACTCTCTTTCCTTTTTCATATTTGTTTTGCTGATTCCTTTGTATGCTGATAAGAGACCTAAGCCCTATTCTGGATTGCTTTTTGAAGGCGACAAAAGTCCTTCCAAAAGTTGAGAAACCTCTACTTGGCAAAAGCTCCAATTTGGAGCTTCTCTTGTAAGGTGCTTTCTAAAGCCCATCGGAAAGCTGTTTGTGCGACCAAAATATCCCTCACCCAAAACAATCacaatatttattataatatttggattaaaataacatatataaatgATAGATTAACAGTACTTTACATTATATTAatgtaaaaataatattataatatataatagattAATATGTAATAATAATAGTAATTGCAATACTTTTTATCAACCTTTTGTATTATAATTATTAACTAACAATGgatacattatattatattatattatattatatgattaaatataatataacaataatatattattataatttattattatatcatattattttattttatgacacTATACTGtacaatattatattacattatactaTTATGTGTTATGTTGTATTATAGCATATTAtactatttgaaataaaaaaaatagtaaattaAAAATACTTTATAATAACGGCTCTTGATGGTACAAAGAGCTAAAAAATTGAAAGCACTATGCAAcatcctttttgtcattttgtcaTACTAAAAGCACTTTCTTAGCTTGGTTATGAAACAAGTGATAGAGTTCCAAAATACTTTAGAAATGTTGTAGCCAAAGGGCAAAacagtttttttatttttgtcaagAGCTCTACTTCCAAAAACTTTACTAACAAAAGCTCTACTACTAATAGCGATCTCAAAAAGGGCCATAGTCTTTGCCTCTTGAAATGCTAATCTAATAATCCAAACATGGCAGCCACCTATTCCTCCATTTCCGCACTTCTTTTTTTGGTGTATATTCATGATTTTCTATTTCCTTGGATTTAGTTTTCTTATGAGAGATAATTTCACTGCATAAAGGAATGGGTTAAGAGTTCTAAAAGTGCATGCATTTTATTTCAACCATATCATATTCTAACCAAAATGTTAATATCTGATGTGCTTGATTGCATGTCACATCCATTTTTGATTCTCATATCAATCCTGTCCTGCTCCTGGCGATGTTCTAttgtttttttctctctctctctcttcggcTAGTCATCAAAGTTTTATttatcagcttttttttttttttactgtggTTATTCATGCCCACTCTGATTGATACTGTGAACATTTTAGGTTTTCGCTCCCATTCTCATACTTATTTGTTATTTCTAATACCGGGTATCAAATTTGGATTGCCAGTCTTATAACAACTTCGATAGTAGATAATGGTTTCAAACATCTCTTTCCAGGTGAATTTCCAACTTTTGGCTTGGTTTGGTGTTTGTACTGTAGAAAAATTGTATTGTAGATATTGTGCTTGGTCTGATTGTGGATCACGTTCTAGAAAAGCTAGGTTGACCTGCTTGTTGGCAAGGTTTGAAGTACCATGGTGTACGCAGCTGTGCCACTCATATATAGGCATGGTATCTATTGCTGTGTGCCCTGCAGCATTGATTTAGTTGTCGATTTTAAGGTGGTGTCGCATGGTATATACTGCTACATACCTTTTGTATGCCTTGGTATGAGTATGTACGATGATACGGCACACTTCAAAGTTTGCTTGTTGATGCCTTTGGAACAGATTTAAATTCTCTCATGGTAGACTATCGTGACCTTGATTGCTGTAGCTTAAGGTGAGGGAAGCCACTTGTGAAGTCCCTCTCAGACCAGTTCTTGTTGCAATTCTTTTTTTTGTTTCGGTAATACATCACTTGTCcgtcatcaaattttaaaacttttggaGCCTTGATGCAGGGTGGCAGTAGTTCTCCATACAGGGGTGGTGGAAGAAGGGGTGGTGGGCCTTCTAGAGGTGGTGGTGATGGCCGAGGCAATTTTGGCCACCGCCCTCCAAGGCAAGATGTTGGAGCAGCTGCTCTTGTCCGTGGTAGAGGACGGGGACGAGGACGAATGGGCAGGGGTGGGAACAGGCGATTCCAGCAGTCTGCTCCTGACTCACATCAACCTAATGCTGCACCAGCATCAGTCACAGAACCTTCATCAGTAGCAGAAATAGAGCAAGGACCAGGACAGGTACCATCACAGGCTGATGCACCAGCTGCAGTGCCAGCTCCCATGCTAGCAAGGCATTCTCTTCTCCCTATCGCCTGGTGCGATATCTGTAGGGTGGACTGCAACAGCTTGGAAATTCTGGAGCAACACAAGAATGGCAAGCGGCACAAGAGAACCGTGCAGAGAGTTCAAGAGATACAGGCTCAACAGAAACTCATGGCTGACTTACAAGCAAAGGTCCCTGTGAAGCCTGAGATAGTCCTCCAAAAGGCTGAAGAAAACAAGCCTGCTGAAGTGATTGAAGTAAAAAAAGCTTCTACTTCATCAGAAAACATACAATCTGCTGTCCTGCCCAATCAAACTGGTGAAGTGAATAAAGCCTCTGCTGCATCTGAAAACATGACAGCTGCAGACTTTTCTAACCAAGTTATTGAAACAAGTAAGGCCTCTGCTTCATCAGAAAAATTGCCAGATGCAACTGTGACAGTGGAGCAAAAAACGGAATTTGGGATGCAAAGCAACAATGTTGATGGACAATCTGAGCGTGCAAAGGAAGGGGAAGCAGGAATTGAGGCAGTGCCGTTAGATGCACTGCATGCCGAAGCACCACAAATGGAGGGGCACACAAGGAGGCCAAGGATGGATGGCTATGATAGGTATGAAAGGAGGCGTGGTCCAAAGCGAAAGATGATGAGGTTTGGTAGAGGTGGGAAGCGGTTGAGGAGCTTTGAAGCTGTGCGGAGAAAATGTCCTGAGCGTCCCAGGGAGCAGCCCAGGGTGTGTACATTGTGCAACGTAACGTGTGACACTTCAGCTGTATTTGAGTGCCACTTGTCCGGGAAAAAACATCTTTCCCGGATCAAGCGGTTCCAAGGTCAAGATACTGTTTATGGCCCCATCAGTGTCTATATTCCTCCAAATCAACCAACGACCTATTCACATCAAGCTCCAGAGCCATTGTTCTATGGCCTTAAAAGTCACGAGATGCTCCAGCAGGAGGCTTATGGGCTTCAAGGTCTGCAAGTAGAAGGTTATGGGCTTCAACCGGGTAATCAGGCCAAACAAGCTACAGAAGCTGAAGGTCCAGGTCTGGTGTCTCAGGCTGGGCAAAGTGTGGAACGTCCGGATACTGAAATCCCTAGAGATGGGTCCCTGGAAGCTGTAACCATGAATATTCAAGGGCAAAGTGCTGCTACCGAGTTCCAAGAAAAGGAACCTACTGAGTTGCTTCCTGCTGTTTCTGAGTTTGAAGAAAAGGAACCTAGTCAATCACTTATGGTTTCGGAGACTGCTGATATGCAAGAGGGTGCTGCTTTCCCAGCTACTGAAGATGTGGTACTCTTCCAGCATATGGGGCGGCCCTTCGTGATAATGTTGTTCTGCCTGGACTTGATGCCAGAGATGAGGAGCCAATGCTAAAGAACCTGGCAGTGGGGTTGACACGGCTTCCCAGTGAACTGCTAGGAATGCTTGGGTCCATCCGGTTTCTCCATCTGGTCAATCTTTTGTGCTTTATTAGGTTTTTATGGATAATCATTGGCTGAAACTAGGAAGCtttatcaaattttatgactGTACAATTGGTCAATGGATCCTGTTCAGGGTCGTAGATCTGATGATTAGAAGAATTATCAAACTGTATAAGCAGGATCTTGGTTCTTGGTTGGTTATCTTCATAATATTCCTGATAAGTTGGTGCATGACTTTAACATGGGATTTGCCCTTTTTGGGATGCTTTGCTTTAATCTACACATAGATAACAAACAAAGTGGCTACCTCTAGCAAATTCTAGATTGATCCTATATCTTTACATATGCATTTCATGGATTTCTTTTTCTGAAAGTAGCAGAAAATTGTGCGACTCAAGATCATCACACCATTAAAACTGATGGTATGCCTGAGTGGCATGCAGCTTTTGAAGTACCTAGGTGTTCTGCTTAGTGTAACTAGCTTGACCCTGAGCTTGAAATGATAATGTGTTTGCTTTAGAAAATTTTGTAATTGGTACTCATCAAATGATGAGAAATGTTTGTGGGCCGAAGGGAGGGCACAGTCAGGACAAGAgactttaagattttttttttttaatataatttaagcTGCTTTTTAAAGTGTTGCTAGAGTGCAGCTGTTATACCATGGAATCTTTTCAGGAAGCAAATCATAATGGTTGATTTTGGAGATTGCTATTTGAGTTTCGGTTATTTTAGCCTGGACTGAGCAGGATGGTTGCTGTGCAGCCAACTTAGAAGAGAATTTGTTTGAATGGAATATTGGTACTTTCATCGATGCAGCAAGTCACACAGGCGACGAACCTACCGGACATGCTTCGTTTATGGGTGAACCACCCTTGGTTTAGTTCAAAATGGAGCATAATTCCTCCAGTAACATAACATATAGTCTCAGTATCTTCAAAGCGTAGTAGTTTTACCTGCCCTGACTTGGCAATCCAGAAGCCAGCAAGTTCGTGAGTTGGTAGCCTTCACATTAATGCATCAGATTAATTATTTACCACAACTTAAGCATATTGTactttatgcaatgtcattgagGGCATTTTACATGATGTGATTACGAAGTATTCTGGATTGAATTCTTGCACCCAGAAGGAAATTAAATTCACACTCTAGATTGATGACCTGGTTAATATTTCTTCATGATTAATTGTTCTATCTCCCAGTTGAGTGCTACCAAAGATTGTTTACATCCCCAGGTTTAGGGAACTAAA from Elaeis guineensis isolate ETL-2024a chromosome 4, EG11, whole genome shotgun sequence includes these protein-coding regions:
- the LOC105043639 gene encoding uncharacterized protein, encoding MEYALPEAQQQQQHPPPDHQAAAQSYDPAQAQAYEAYYASYHHPHYDPSAYHHSYHHYYPHDYSAYQHPPPPAAHPDPVPVAHDPSHIHPPQPHHHPAAIAAPAGGHGYPPPPEQQPPGSSSTSAEASYPMPPGLNPVAAAAVSALSQLTQFAGTMDAAERAMAGMQDRSWHGKNGGMMGHGGPPPPPHHPHHPHHQPHPPQLQPVQHGAALIRRGGGSSSPYRGGGRRGGGPSRGGGDGRGNFGHRPPRQDVGAAALVRGRGRGRGRMGRGGNRRFQQSAPDSHQPNAAPASVTEPSSVAEIEQGPGQVPSQADAPAAVPAPMLARHSLLPIAWCDICRVDCNSLEILEQHKNGKRHKRTVQRVQEIQAQQKLMADLQAKVPVKPEIVLQKAEENKPAEVIEVKKASTSSENIQSAVLPNQTGEVNKASAASENMTAADFSNQVIETSKASASSEKLPDATVTVEQKTEFGMQSNNVDGQSERAKEGEAGIEAVPLDALHAEAPQMEGHTRRPRMDGYDRYERRRGPKRKMMRFGRGGKRLRSFEAVRRKCPERPREQPRVCTLCNVTCDTSAVFECHLSGKKHLSRIKRFQGQDTVYGPISVYIPPNQPTTYSHQAPEPLFYGLKSHEMLQQEAYGLQGLQVEGYGLQPGNQAKQATEAEGPGLVSQAGQSVERPDTEIPRDGSLEAVTMNIQGQSAATEFQEKEPTELLPAVSEFEEKEPSQSLMVSETADMQEGAAFPATEDVVLFQHMGRPFVIMLFCLDLMPEMRSQC